The following DNA comes from Mycobacterium sp. MS1601.
ACTTCACGGAACTTCTCAATACCCCAGTCCTTGATGAGGAACTTCAGCCGTGCCTTGGCCCGCAGTCGACGGTATCCGTAGTCACGGAAGACGCTGACCACGCCCTCCCACACGTCGGGCACCTCGTCCAGCGGCACCCACGCGCCCACGCGCTGACCGAGCATCGGGTTGGTGGACAGGCCGCCGCCGACCCACAGGTCGAAGCCCGGGCCGTGTTCGGGTGATGGACACCCACAAACGCGATGTCGTTGACCTCGTGCACCACATCCTGCAGGCCCGAGATGGCGCTCTTGAACTTGCGCGGCAGGTTGGAGTACTCGGGCTTGCCGATGTAGCGCTTGACGATCTCGTCGATGGCCGGCGTGCCGTCGAGCACCTCATCGGGGTGTTCGCCGGCCAGGGGCGAGCCCAGCACGATGCGGGGGCAGTCGCCGCAGGCTTCGGTGGTCTGCAGGCCGACCTCGTCGAGGCGGCGCCAGATCTCCGGCATGTTCTCGACCTGGATCCAGTGGTACTGGACGTTCTCGCGGTCGGATAGGTCGGCGGTGTCGCGACCGAAGTCGGTGGAGATGCCGCCGAGGGTGCGCAGTGCCTTGGTGGTCAGGGCGCCGCCGTCGCAGCGCACCCGCAGCATGAAGTACTTGGCTTCCAGCAGGTCGATGTTCTCGTCGCCGGTCCAGGTGCCGTCATAACCTTGCTCACGCTGGGTGTAGAGGCCCCACCAGCGGAACCGGCCGCGCAGGTCACCCTTGTCGATGCTGTCGAAGCCGCCCTTGGCGTAGATGTTCTCGATGCGGGCCCGCACGTTGAGCGGGTTGTCGTCCTTCTTGGACTGCTCGTTGGCGTTGAGTGGCTCGCGGTAGCCGAGCTTCCACTGGCCTTCGCCGCGGGGTCGCTTGGCAGGTCGTGCTTTGGGGGTGGTCATGTGATGTGCTCCTCGAGGGGAGCCGGCGTTCGGAGCGCGCTTCCACCGGGGGCTGATCCGGCGGCGCAGATCCGGCGGCCAGCTGATTAGGGGGCGGGCTGGGGCGAGATCAAGCGGTCAAGGAAGACAGCAACAGCTACAGACGCGCTTGAAATCGACATGCCGCCGCGACACGAGAGCTGGCGTACGTACGGCGATCACCCGGCCATTCTGCCACGCCGCCCCCATACCACCCAATCAGGCCAGATTTCGGCTCACCATGAGTGAAACGGGAGTCTGGGACACTGGACGGCAATGACCATGCTCTCCCCGCCGGCGACAGGCCCCGCCGCTGTACCGCCCCTGGTGATGTCGCCGGGTGGTGCGTTCGGCATCTACGTGCACGTGCCGTTCTGCGCGACGCGCTGTGGCTACTGCGATTTCAACACCTACACCCCTGGTGAGCTGGGTGGAGCTAACCCCGACGGCTGGTTGGCAGCAGTGCGACGCGAACTGGCGCTGGGGGCGGCGCTGCTGCCGTCGCCGGTGGTGAACACGGTGTTTGTCGGTGGTGGTACCCCGTCACTGCTGGGTGCCGCCGGTCTGGCCGGTGTGCTGGACGCCGTGCGCGACGCTTTTGTGCTGGCACCTGATGCCGAGGTCACCACCGAGGCCAATCCGGAATCCACGTCGCCGCGGTTCTTCGAAGAGATCCGGGGCGCCGGCTATACCCGGGTGTCGCTGGGCATGCAGTCGGCGGCGGCACATGTGCTGCGGGTGTTGGACCGCACCCATTCGCCGGGGCGGGCCGTGGCCGCCGCCGGTGAGGCGCAGGGCGCCGGGTTCGAGCACGTGAACCTCGATCTGATCTACGGCACGCCGGGGGAGACCGACGATGACCTGCGGCGCTCCGTCGACGCCGTCATCGGCGCGGGCGTCGACCATCTGTCGGCGTATGCCCTGGTGGTCGAGGACGGCACCGCTCTGGCGCGCCGGGTGCGGCGCGGGGAGATGCCGGCCGTCGACGACGACGTGCTGGCGTCGCGCTACGAACTGTTGGACTCGATGGTGCGGGCCGCCGGATTCGAGTGGTACGAGGTGTCCAACTGGAGTAAGCCCGGTGGGGAGTGTCGGCACAACCTCGGCTACTGGGGTGGGGGCCAGTGGTGGGGCGCCGGGCCCGGAGCGCACGGCTTCGTCGGCGACACCCGGTTCTGGAATGTCAAGCACCCCAATGCATATGCCGCACAGCTGGATTCGGGTGTGCTGCCGATCGCCGACTTCGAGGAGTTGTCGACAGAGGATCGGCACGTCGAGCACGTGCTGTTGAACATCCGGCTGCGGGACGGGTTGGCGCTCGATGTTCTGCGTCCCGCCGAGCGGGGGCGAGTCGATGCCGTGGTGGCCGAAGGGCTGGTGGTCGTCGAGGGTGATCGTCTGGTGCTGACCGACCGCGGCCGCCTGCTCGCCGACGGCATTGTCCGCTCCCTCCTCGAGTGATTTCGGCGTGATTCCGGTCGGTGAGCGACCGGAATCACGCCCAAATCCCAGGGATCACCGCTGGGCGGCGGGGCGGATGACGATCTCGTTGACGTCGACGTCCGCGGGGGTGCCGACGGCATAAGCCACGGCATCCGCGATGGCCTCGGGGGCGATGGCGTTGCGCCGGTACTCGACCATGTATTCGCGGGCCAGGTCGTCGCTGATGATGTCCGCCAGCTCGCTGGTGACCACCCCCGGAGAAACGGTGGTGACCCGCAGCCACGGTGGGGACTCCAGCCGCAGGCCCTCGGTGATGGCCCACGCCGCGTACTTCGTGCCGCAGTACACCGCCGCGGTGGGGGAGACCTGGTGCGCACCGACTGACGCGATGGTCACCACATGCCCGCGTTCCTGACGGCCGAACACCGGCAGCGCCGCTGCGATACCGTGCAACAACCCGCGCACATTGACGTCGATCATCTGGTCCCACTCGTCGACCAGCCCGGCATCCAGCCGCGACAACGGCATCACCCCGGCATTGGCCACCAGCACATCGAGGCGCCCGTGCCGGCCCACGATGCCGTCCACTGCGTTCTGCACGGCTTCGCGATCGGTGACGTCCAGTTCGACGGGTTCGATCCCGCTGACCTGCTCGGCCAGTGCCTGCAGCCGGTCGAGGCGGCGAGCCCCGGCAATCACCGTCGTCCCGTCCGTGGCCAGCTTGGTGGCGATGGCCCGGCCGATGCCGCTGCTGGCGCCGGTGACCAGTGCTATTGACTTCATGGTGTGTTCCTCTCGGGTGGCTTACGCGATCCACTGTCGAGCGGACGGAGCGCACGCACGAGGACGCAGTGTTCCTGGGTGCAGCAGACCCAGGTTGAGGCCATCGCCGCTGATTAACATCGCGCTCATGGCCAATGACCTCGGTGACTACCTGCGGGCGCGGCGTTCCGCGGTGACGCCCGCCGACGTCGAGCTGGCCAGCTATGGCCTGCGCCGCGTCCCGGGTCTGCGCCGCGAAGAGGTGGCGATGCTGTCCGGACTCAGCGTCGACTACTACACCCGTCTGGAGCAGGGACGTGAGAAACGGCCGTCGCCCGCGGTGGTGGACGCGCTGGCGCAGGCACTGCGCTTGCCCGAGGACGGTCGCGGGCACCTCTTCCGGCTGGCCGGTCTGAGTCCCCGGCAGGCCACCGCGGGCAGCAGCCGGGTCGATCCGGCGCTGCTGCAGCTGATGAGCATGTGGCCGCACAACCCGGCACTGGTCTACAACCGGGCCTACGACGTGTTGGCCGCCAACGCCATCGCCGACGCCATGTTCGGCGGCTGGACCCATTCCACGAATCTCATGCATGTGGTGTTCACCGAGCCCGGTGCCCGTAGCTTCTACGCCGACTGGCCCACCGTGGCTCGTGATTCGGTTGCCGGCTTCCGCCACGGCCACGGTCAGGCGCCGGGTGATCCCAGGATCCGCGCTGTGCTGGCCGAACTTCTCGAATCCAGTCCTGACTTCGCCGAGTTGTGGGCCCGCCACGACGCCAGGGGCAAGACCGCGCAGAGCAAGCGGTTCTGCCACCTGGAGGCGGGGGAGATGACGCTCACCATGCAGACCTTCGACGTGCGCTCGAGCCCCGGCCAGGAGCTGGTGGTCTACCACGCCGAACCGGGTTCACCCAGCGCCGATGCCTTGACGCTGTTGGGGACGCTGGCCGCCACGCACTCCGGGTAGCGGACCTGTGAGACCGCTGAATGTGCCAGTATTGGCCGCATGCACGCGTTCTTAGGCAAGCCTATCCAGACTGTTGCGGAGCGCCGGGGTTCTGTCTGAAGTGGCAAGTGAGGACGCCCCTGAGCTGATCGCCGTCGTCGGAATCGGATGCCGGCTCGCCGGTGACGTCACCACCGCGGCTGACTTCTGGCGCTTCGTGCTCGACGGCCGCAGTGCGGTGCGGGAGATCCCCGCCGAGCGGTGGGAACCATATGTGCGCCGCGATCCGCGTAACGCCGCGATCCTGAAAGAGACCACCCCCTGGGGGACCTTCCTCGACGATCTGCCCGGCTTCGATGCCGAGTTCTTCGGCGTCTCGCCACGCGAGGCCGAGCTGATGGACCCGCAGCAGCGGTTGGCGGTCGAAGTGTGTTGGGAGGCACTGGAACACGCGGGCATCCCACCCCGGTCGGTCGCGGGAACCGACACCGCCGTGCTGATGGGCGTCAACTCCGACGACTACGGCAAACTCATCATGGAAGACCTGCCGGGCATCGAAGCCTGGACCGGTATCGGCACGTCGTTGTGTGGTGTGGCCAACCGGGTCTCGCATCTGCTCGACCTGCGGGGTCCCAGTGTCGCGCTGGACGCCGCCTGCGCGGCGTCCCTGGTCGCGGTGCACCAGGCCTGCCAGTTGTTGCGGGACGGCGAGACGACACTGGCGCTGGCGGGCGGCGTCAGCGCGCTGATCGGCCCCGGGCTGACCCGGGTGCTGGATGTGGCCGGTGCCACCGCCCCTGACGGACGCTGCAAGTCGTTCGACGCCTCCGCAGACGGGTACGGCCGCGGGGAAGGCGCCGCGGTCGTGGTCCTCAAGCGGCTGGCCGATGCCCACCGTGACGGCGACCGGGTGCTCGCGGTGATCCGGGGCGGCGCGGTGGCCCAGGATGGCCGCACCGTCGGCATCATGTCCCCCAACGGCGACGCCCAGGCTGAGCTGTTCCGTCGGGCTTGTGCCGTCGCTCAGGTGCCACCGAGCACTGTCGACTTCATCGAAGCGCACGGAACCGGCACGCCGACAGGCGATCCCGTAGAGCTCGGTGCGCTGGCCGAGGTGTACGGGGCGGGGCGGGTGACTCCGTGTGCGGTCGGTTCGGTCAAGCCGAACACCGGCCATCTCGAAGGTGGTGCCGGTGTCGTTGGCCTCGTCAAGGCCACTCTGGCGCTGCACCATCGAGTCATACCGCCCACCGCGGGAATCCGGAAACTGACCCCGGCGCTCGACTGGCCCACCAGTGGGCTGCGGGTGCCCACCTCCGCGGAGTCCTGGACCGCGACCGGCGCCCGCCCGCGGCGTGCGGCGGTGTGCAGCTACGGCTACGGCGGCACCATCGCCCACGTCCTGCTCGAAGAGGCTCCAGCAGTGGCCATCGAGGCTGCTGACGCCGTTGCACCCGTGGTGGTTCCGCTGTCCGCCAAGTCGCCGACAAGGCTGGCTCGATATGCCGAGGTGCTGGCCGACGAGCTGGGTGAGGCACCACTGCAGCAGGTGGCCAACACCCTGTGGACGCGACGCTCGCATGAGCCGGTGCGGGCCGCGGTGGTCGCCGACAGCCGCGACGACGTGCTCGCCGGCTTGCGTGCCGTGGCGGCGGGGGAGCGTGACCCACGGGTGGTCACCGGAAGCGCCGTGCCCGGTGCAGGCGCGGTGTGGGTATTCTCCGGGCACGGATCACACTGGGCTGGAATGGGTTCCGAGCTGTTGGCCAGCGAGCCGCGGTTCGCCGAGGTGATCGACGCCGTCGAACCGGTGTTCGCCGCGGAGCTGGGATTCTCGCCGCGGGTGGCACTGGAGTCCGGCGAACTGGGTGGCACCGACCGAGTGCAGGCACTGACCTTCGCGATGCAGGTTGGTCTTGCCGCCGTACTGCGTGCTCGCGGCGTCGAACCTGCTGCGATCATCGGGCACTCGGTCGGCGAAGTGGCGGCCTGTGTGGAATCCGGTGTGCTCACGCTGGAACAGGGCGCGCACGTCGCCTGCTACCGGGCCCGCGGGTTCCGGGCGGTGCAGGGCCGGGGCGCGATGGCTCTGGTGGGCCTGCCTTTCGCCGACGCCGAGCAGAGGCTGGCCGGCCGCGACGACGTGGTGGCCGCCATCAGTTCGTCGCCGGTGTCCACTGTCGTCTCCGGGGATGCCGGCGCCGTGGAGGCGGTGGCCGCGGCTTGGGCCGCGCAGGGTGTGATGGTGCGTCGGGTGGCCACCGACGTGGCCTTCCACAGCCCGGCGATGGACGCGCTGACAGGCGAACTCGCCCGTCTCACCGGCGAATTGGCGCCACCGAAGCCTGCGGAGATCCCGTTGTACTCCACAGCACTGGCTGATCCCAGGTCGACGGCGCCGCGCGACCCGGACTACTGGGTGGCCAATTTGCGCGGCCGGGTCCGCTTCGCGGAGGCGGTGGCAGCCGCGGCCCACGACGGGCACCGGGTGTTCGTGGAGGTCTCCGCGCATCCGGTGGTGTCCCACTCGGTGGTGGAGACGATCAACCACTTGGGCATCAACGACCCCGTGGTGATCCCGGTGCTGCGCCGTGACCAGCCGCAGAGCCGGGCGGTCGCCACGGCGGTGGCCTCCCTGTACTGCCACGGTGTGGTGGCCGAGAAACGCAGCGGTGCTTGGGCATTCGATCTCCCGGGCACCCAGTGGCAGCACCGACGGTTCTGGCGCACCCCGACCCCGCCACCAGGTGGGCACGGTGTGCATGACGTCGACTCCCACACACTGCTCGGTGGGCGCATGGACGTCGCCGCCACTCAGACGGTGGTATGGCAGACCCGCCTCGACATGGACACCCGACCCTATCCGGGAGATCACCCGGTCCAGGGCACCGAGATCGTGCCCGCCGCGGTGCTTCTGAACACCTTCCTCACCGCCGCAGGCACCGACCTGGTGGATGTCCGGTTGCGCACACCGGTAGCCCCCGGCCGCAGCCGCGATGTCCAGGTGGTCAAGCAGGACGGCGCGCTCACCTTGTCGACACGGCTGATCGACGAGGAGGACGGCGGCTGGCTCACCCACTGCGCGGCGACCGCCGCCCGCGACACAGTGGAGAGCACACCGGTGACCCCGCACTGCCCCGAGCTTCTGCCGCCCGGCCATGTGGTGTCCACGTTGGCCGATCTGGGTGTGGCCGCCATGGGATTCGGCTGGGACATTCTGGACTTGCGCCGCGGCGACGGACAGTTGCTGGTCCGAGTCTGCGCCGAAGCCGACGGCTCGGTGCCCGCCAGTTGGGCGAGCTTGCTCGATGCGGCCACCTCAGCCGCCTCGACGGTGTTCGACGGCCCGCCGCGGTTGCGCATGCCCGCCCGCGTGGAGCGGGTCCGGGTGCAGGGCGCACCGCCGGCGGTCGGCATGATCCAGGTGATCCGCCGCGCGGGGACCACCACCACCGACGTGACCATCAGCGACACCGCCGGCGCCGTGCTGGCGCAGTTGCACGGCATGAGCTTCGAGGAACTGGAGAATCCAGGCGCGAACACCAAGATTCTGCACGACCTCGTGTGGTCACCGACGTCCTACGACGAGACCGCCCGCCCCGACGAGATACTGCTGGTCGGCGGTGACGCGGAAACCCTCGCCGTGGTGGTGCGTGACCTCGCGGCCGCCAACGTCGTTTACCGCGTATTCGCCGAATCCGCCGAGCTGCCCACCGATCTGGCCGAGGGCACCGTCGTGCTGGTGCTGCCGCACCCCGAGGGCACCGCGCAGTCCTCGGTGCAGCAGGTGCTGGCCACGCTCACCGCCACACACACCGGCAAGGCCCGGCTGTGGGTGCTCACCCAGCGGGTGCACGAGGGCGACAACGTGACTCATGCGCCGCTGTGGGGCTTGGCTCGGGTGGCCGCCGCCGAACATCCGCGGGTGTGGGGCGGGGTTCTCGATCTGGCCGATGCTCGAATTCCGCTGGGTGTCTTGACATCACTGGCCGGTCGGGGCGTCATCGTGGTGCGTGACGGGGTGGCGAGCACCGCCCGGCTGGAGTTCGCCGCCGCAGGCTCGGGGACACCTCTGTCGTGTTCGCCCGCAGGGACGTATCTGATCACCGGCGGCACCGGTGCTCTGGGGCTGTTGATGGCGCAGCGGCTGGCTGACCTGGGCGCCCGTCGCCTGGTGTTGCTCTCGCGGTCGGGTATTGCACCCCGATCGGACTGGGGCGCCTCCGATTCCGAGGCCGTCCGGGTGGTCGCCGCGCTGGAGGGCCGTGGTGTGTCGGTGGTGGTGGCCGCCGTCGATGTCGGTGCTCCCGACGCTGCCTGTCTGGTGCGTTCCGTGCTTGCAGACCTGCCGCCCGTGCGAGGCGTCATCCACGCCGCCGGCGTGGAAGCCGGTGCGTTGCTGGTGGACACCACCGCCGCGGATCTGACGGCGACCATGCGGCCCAAGGTCGACGGAGCCCTGACACTGCATCAGGTGTTCCCGCCCGGCGTGCTGGACTGGCTGGTGCTCTTCTCGTCGTGCGGATATCTACCCGGTTTCCCCGGGCAGGGTGCCTATGCCGGCGCCAATGCGTTCCTGGACACCTTCGCCCGGTACCGCCGCAACCTCGGCGACCGCACCACCAGCGTGGCGTGGACGGCGTGGCGTGGACTCGGCATGGGTTCGACGTCGGGTTTCATCGCCGCGCAACTGGAGGCGCTCGGGATGGACACCGTGGGCGCCGAGGACGCCGTGCGCGCACTCGATGCCGCCATGCGCGCCGACCGCGCACACCTGGTGGTGCTGCCGGTGCTGCCCGAAGCCGCGACGGTTCCCATGCTCGCGGCCGTAGCGCCTTCTGCGGCAACGGAGTCCGTCACCACTGATGTCGCCGGTCCCGGTGACGCGGACATCGCGCAGTGGGCGAAGGAGCAGGTGTTGGCGGCCGTGGCGGCTGAACTGGGTCTGCCCGCCGACGCGGTGGACCTCAC
Coding sequences within:
- a CDS encoding Ms4527A family Cys-rich leader peptide; this encodes MGAAWQNGRVIAVRTPALVSRRHVDFKRVCSCCCLP
- the hemW gene encoding radical SAM family heme chaperone HemW, encoding MLSPPATGPAAVPPLVMSPGGAFGIYVHVPFCATRCGYCDFNTYTPGELGGANPDGWLAAVRRELALGAALLPSPVVNTVFVGGGTPSLLGAAGLAGVLDAVRDAFVLAPDAEVTTEANPESTSPRFFEEIRGAGYTRVSLGMQSAAAHVLRVLDRTHSPGRAVAAAGEAQGAGFEHVNLDLIYGTPGETDDDLRRSVDAVIGAGVDHLSAYALVVEDGTALARRVRRGEMPAVDDDVLASRYELLDSMVRAAGFEWYEVSNWSKPGGECRHNLGYWGGGQWWGAGPGAHGFVGDTRFWNVKHPNAYAAQLDSGVLPIADFEELSTEDRHVEHVLLNIRLRDGLALDVLRPAERGRVDAVVAEGLVVVEGDRLVLTDRGRLLADGIVRSLLE
- a CDS encoding SDR family oxidoreductase; the encoded protein is MKSIALVTGASSGIGRAIATKLATDGTTVIAGARRLDRLQALAEQVSGIEPVELDVTDREAVQNAVDGIVGRHGRLDVLVANAGVMPLSRLDAGLVDEWDQMIDVNVRGLLHGIAAALPVFGRQERGHVVTIASVGAHQVSPTAAVYCGTKYAAWAITEGLRLESPPWLRVTTVSPGVVTSELADIISDDLAREYMVEYRRNAIAPEAIADAVAYAVGTPADVDVNEIVIRPAAQR
- a CDS encoding helix-turn-helix transcriptional regulator — protein: MANDLGDYLRARRSAVTPADVELASYGLRRVPGLRREEVAMLSGLSVDYYTRLEQGREKRPSPAVVDALAQALRLPEDGRGHLFRLAGLSPRQATAGSSRVDPALLQLMSMWPHNPALVYNRAYDVLAANAIADAMFGGWTHSTNLMHVVFTEPGARSFYADWPTVARDSVAGFRHGHGQAPGDPRIRAVLAELLESSPDFAELWARHDARGKTAQSKRFCHLEAGEMTLTMQTFDVRSSPGQELVVYHAEPGSPSADALTLLGTLAATHSG
- a CDS encoding type I polyketide synthase — protein: MASEDAPELIAVVGIGCRLAGDVTTAADFWRFVLDGRSAVREIPAERWEPYVRRDPRNAAILKETTPWGTFLDDLPGFDAEFFGVSPREAELMDPQQRLAVEVCWEALEHAGIPPRSVAGTDTAVLMGVNSDDYGKLIMEDLPGIEAWTGIGTSLCGVANRVSHLLDLRGPSVALDAACAASLVAVHQACQLLRDGETTLALAGGVSALIGPGLTRVLDVAGATAPDGRCKSFDASADGYGRGEGAAVVVLKRLADAHRDGDRVLAVIRGGAVAQDGRTVGIMSPNGDAQAELFRRACAVAQVPPSTVDFIEAHGTGTPTGDPVELGALAEVYGAGRVTPCAVGSVKPNTGHLEGGAGVVGLVKATLALHHRVIPPTAGIRKLTPALDWPTSGLRVPTSAESWTATGARPRRAAVCSYGYGGTIAHVLLEEAPAVAIEAADAVAPVVVPLSAKSPTRLARYAEVLADELGEAPLQQVANTLWTRRSHEPVRAAVVADSRDDVLAGLRAVAAGERDPRVVTGSAVPGAGAVWVFSGHGSHWAGMGSELLASEPRFAEVIDAVEPVFAAELGFSPRVALESGELGGTDRVQALTFAMQVGLAAVLRARGVEPAAIIGHSVGEVAACVESGVLTLEQGAHVACYRARGFRAVQGRGAMALVGLPFADAEQRLAGRDDVVAAISSSPVSTVVSGDAGAVEAVAAAWAAQGVMVRRVATDVAFHSPAMDALTGELARLTGELAPPKPAEIPLYSTALADPRSTAPRDPDYWVANLRGRVRFAEAVAAAAHDGHRVFVEVSAHPVVSHSVVETINHLGINDPVVIPVLRRDQPQSRAVATAVASLYCHGVVAEKRSGAWAFDLPGTQWQHRRFWRTPTPPPGGHGVHDVDSHTLLGGRMDVAATQTVVWQTRLDMDTRPYPGDHPVQGTEIVPAAVLLNTFLTAAGTDLVDVRLRTPVAPGRSRDVQVVKQDGALTLSTRLIDEEDGGWLTHCAATAARDTVESTPVTPHCPELLPPGHVVSTLADLGVAAMGFGWDILDLRRGDGQLLVRVCAEADGSVPASWASLLDAATSAASTVFDGPPRLRMPARVERVRVQGAPPAVGMIQVIRRAGTTTTDVTISDTAGAVLAQLHGMSFEELENPGANTKILHDLVWSPTSYDETARPDEILLVGGDAETLAVVVRDLAAANVVYRVFAESAELPTDLAEGTVVLVLPHPEGTAQSSVQQVLATLTATHTGKARLWVLTQRVHEGDNVTHAPLWGLARVAAAEHPRVWGGVLDLADARIPLGVLTSLAGRGVIVVRDGVASTARLEFAAAGSGTPLSCSPAGTYLITGGTGALGLLMAQRLADLGARRLVLLSRSGIAPRSDWGASDSEAVRVVAALEGRGVSVVVAAVDVGAPDAACLVRSVLADLPPVRGVIHAAGVEAGALLVDTTAADLTATMRPKVDGALTLHQVFPPGVLDWLVLFSSCGYLPGFPGQGAYAGANAFLDTFARYRRNLGDRTTSVAWTAWRGLGMGSTSGFIAAQLEALGMDTVGAEDAVRALDAAMRADRAHLVVLPVLPEAATVPMLAAVAPSAATESVTTDVAGPGDADIAQWAKEQVLAAVAAELGLPADAVDLTTPLVEIGVDSIMTVAVRRSLEKQTGLSLPPTLLWEYPTAAAVTARITELLTP